A single Parabacteroides timonensis DNA region contains:
- a CDS encoding PAS domain-containing sensor histidine kinase, which yields MGINDGLDDLQSELTLKKEQDSIRELLNTILDHLPLGVFVKDAGDHFNYLYWNKFMEDITGINTSQIEGHDDFEVNYDALLSIEKRCEIDREVVNTGKTIEFQGKVKTATGEFKDIEVTKFPISLSCGKTLLLALWRDITAKKAVEDALKRTQTLTKMALQSSDIRTCSIFINPDSKNGYKDALVQLNSWDDHPDSHTTMPGTTFMTYIHPDDREVYWDLFEKMCAGKLTEVKMEMRVKYPELEDYHWRESSAYIYERDAKGRPLVILGCSTNIQDRKDQELSLEEAREKAEVADKMKSKYLADMSHEIRTPLNAITGFSELMAFADTDEERMSYYEIIKSNNQLLMQLINDILDLSKIEADAIKISYAPIDLNEMMDNTYASIKLRMPKGVDLILEKGLEQCTFGTDQIRLLQLINNLANNAIKNTKQGSITMGYKDLGDGRLNFYVKDTGLGIAEDKLQNLFKRFVKINDYMEGIGLGLAICRSLVTKMGGSIQVESKLGEGSTFSFILPTHD from the coding sequence ATGGGGATAAATGACGGCCTTGACGACCTTCAGTCAGAGTTAACTTTAAAGAAGGAACAAGATAGTATTCGCGAATTACTGAATACGATCCTGGATCATCTGCCATTAGGTGTATTTGTAAAAGATGCAGGCGATCATTTCAATTATCTTTACTGGAATAAGTTCATGGAAGATATTACTGGAATTAATACTTCCCAGATAGAGGGACATGACGATTTCGAAGTAAATTATGATGCTTTACTGTCGATTGAAAAGCGTTGTGAGATTGACAGGGAGGTGGTCAATACCGGGAAGACCATAGAATTTCAAGGAAAGGTGAAAACCGCAACCGGTGAATTTAAAGATATTGAAGTTACAAAATTTCCGATTTCGTTGAGTTGTGGAAAAACGCTTCTTCTTGCATTATGGCGGGATATAACAGCTAAAAAAGCTGTTGAAGATGCGCTTAAAAGAACGCAGACGCTCACGAAGATGGCTTTGCAGTCGAGTGATATCCGGACTTGTTCTATTTTTATTAATCCCGACAGTAAAAACGGTTATAAAGATGCTTTGGTTCAACTGAATAGTTGGGATGATCATCCGGATAGTCATACTACTATGCCGGGAACAACATTTATGACTTATATTCACCCTGACGATCGGGAAGTTTATTGGGATCTTTTTGAAAAGATGTGTGCCGGTAAGTTGACAGAGGTGAAAATGGAGATGCGTGTGAAGTACCCGGAACTGGAAGATTATCATTGGCGCGAATCGTCTGCTTACATTTATGAGCGAGATGCCAAAGGGCGTCCTTTGGTTATTCTCGGTTGCTCTACCAATATACAAGATCGGAAGGATCAGGAGTTATCTCTGGAAGAAGCTCGCGAGAAGGCAGAGGTTGCCGATAAAATGAAATCGAAGTATCTGGCGGATATGAGTCATGAGATCCGTACGCCATTGAATGCTATAACCGGCTTTTCCGAGCTGATGGCGTTTGCGGATACAGACGAGGAGCGTATGTCATATTATGAGATTATCAAGTCAAATAACCAGTTGCTTATGCAGCTGATCAACGATATACTCGATCTGTCGAAGATCGAAGCGGATGCAATAAAAATTAGTTATGCTCCCATCGATCTGAATGAGATGATGGATAACACGTATGCTTCTATCAAACTTCGTATGCCGAAAGGTGTAGATTTAATACTGGAAAAAGGATTGGAGCAATGTACGTTTGGCACAGACCAGATCCGTTTGTTGCAGCTTATAAATAACCTGGCAAATAATGCGATCAAGAATACGAAGCAGGGGAGTATCACTATGGGATATAAAGACCTGGGAGACGGTCGCTTGAATTTTTATGTAAAGGATACCGGCCTGGGGATTGCTGAAGACAAGTTACAAAATCTGTTTAAGCGTTTTGTGAAGATCAACGATTATATGGAAGGTATCGGTCTTGGCCTGGCGATTTGCAGAAGTTTAGTAACCAAAATGGGAGGTTCGATCCAGGTTGAGTCGAAATTGGGTGAAGGTTCGACTTTTTCGTTCATTCTACCTACCCACGATTAG
- a CDS encoding DEAD/DEAH box helicase has translation MRFDELDLEEAVLDGLDAMNFQETTPVQELTIPVILEGKDIIACAQTGTGKTAAYVLPLINELSKGNHPDNAINAIIMAPTRELAQQIDQQIEGFTYFVPVSAVAVYGGTDGIAWEQQKRGMEMGADIVIATPGRLLSHIKLGTVDLSQVAYFVLDEADRMLDMGFYDDIMQVQKQLPPTCQTIMFSATMPPKIRTLAKTILKNPEEVKIAISRPPETIMQTAYICYDPQKLKILEDLFLQSRPQRVIIFSSSKMKVKELASTLKRMKFNVAAMHSDLEQSQREEVMKEFKNGRIDILVATDVVSRGIDINDIRLVVNYDIPHDPEDYVHRIGRTARGTGGEGLAITFISIEEQAQFKRIEDFLEKEVYKIPVDPKFGETPLYEPEKYGNMRRGRGRPRKEGGHPTNRKPSNGQSRRGRPRKQ, from the coding sequence ATGAGATTTGACGAATTGGATTTAGAGGAGGCCGTACTGGACGGACTCGATGCTATGAATTTTCAGGAAACTACTCCTGTACAGGAATTAACAATTCCGGTTATTTTAGAAGGGAAAGACATCATAGCCTGCGCGCAGACGGGAACAGGGAAAACCGCTGCTTACGTATTACCTTTGATTAACGAACTAAGTAAAGGTAACCATCCGGATAATGCCATTAATGCAATCATTATGGCTCCAACCCGTGAGTTGGCTCAACAGATCGACCAACAGATTGAAGGTTTTACATACTTCGTTCCCGTATCGGCCGTTGCCGTATATGGCGGAACCGACGGTATTGCCTGGGAACAACAGAAACGGGGTATGGAAATGGGCGCCGACATTGTGATCGCTACCCCAGGACGTTTATTATCACATATCAAACTGGGCACGGTGGACCTATCGCAGGTTGCCTATTTTGTTCTCGATGAAGCCGACCGTATGCTGGATATGGGATTTTACGACGACATCATGCAGGTACAAAAGCAGCTGCCTCCTACCTGCCAGACCATTATGTTCTCTGCCACCATGCCCCCTAAGATCCGGACACTAGCTAAAACAATCCTGAAGAATCCCGAAGAAGTCAAGATCGCCATCTCCCGCCCACCTGAAACGATCATGCAAACGGCTTATATTTGCTACGATCCTCAAAAACTAAAGATACTTGAAGACCTCTTCCTGCAAAGCCGCCCGCAGCGTGTCATCATTTTCTCTTCGTCTAAGATGAAGGTGAAAGAGCTTGCCTCTACCCTGAAACGGATGAAGTTTAATGTCGCTGCCATGCACTCCGACCTGGAGCAGTCGCAGCGTGAAGAGGTGATGAAGGAGTTTAAGAACGGACGTATAGATATTCTGGTTGCAACCGATGTTGTTTCACGCGGTATAGACATCAACGATATACGACTGGTGGTCAACTACGACATACCTCACGACCCGGAAGATTACGTACACCGCATCGGCCGTACGGCTCGCGGAACCGGAGGCGAAGGACTGGCTATCACATTTATCAGCATAGAAGAGCAAGCCCAGTTCAAACGCATCGAGGATTTCCTGGAAAAGGAAGTATACAAGATCCCCGTCGATCCGAAGTTCGGCGAAACACCACTATACGAGCCAGAGAAATACGGAAACATGCGTCGCGGACGCGGACGTCCACGCAAAGAAGGAGGCCACCCTACCAACAGAAAGCCGTCTAACGGACAGAGTCGCAGAGGAAGACCTAGAAAGCAATAA
- a CDS encoding fimbrillin family protein: MKKHILYIVALCGLLFVGCCTEEEIDTPQKGNDTPFALALQVEAEGYSSSTGTRASESELTTSFAIGDQLALIIDYESGSPEHVIYTYGSTGWTTSATVYYDPKASYSAYYPYQKGMTGKTLEEIKEAFTPKEDQSDYATGYAASDLMACESPMWNKDKKNLQITLSHQFILLRMERISMTCTCDGRGYQFKAPLSNVAFYIDGKPYRPWMEDEEEKYARLIVKSADREIKVACNNVVDNTRIKLDFGHETLSAGQYYNFTFAFDIGPYSFVRIGDYYIQKNESEKYFIPREVDVLDGDIKENCLGVVLKVGRDTDGDWKDDCDYKCKDGSDMPVIQGYVLALHDANNGNTCIWSNNYKSTDEMNKEENTGFYGYKNTIAINKYQESHPATDAIAGYEKSHPAPKKSSGWFLPSSGQCQYWVNNRVIISASVQKITGVNMLERQYWTSSEKAEPRTMAYINQVTSIGFMLKNQGLYYVRACFAF; the protein is encoded by the coding sequence ATGAAGAAGCATATACTTTATATAGTGGCTCTTTGCGGTCTGCTCTTTGTGGGTTGCTGTACTGAAGAAGAGATCGATACACCGCAGAAAGGCAATGATACACCTTTTGCCCTCGCCCTGCAAGTAGAGGCTGAGGGCTATAGTAGCTCTACTGGCACACGGGCTAGCGAGTCAGAACTGACTACTTCATTCGCTATTGGAGATCAGCTTGCCCTAATCATCGACTATGAAAGTGGAAGTCCGGAGCACGTTATATATACCTATGGTAGTACTGGTTGGACTACCAGCGCTACGGTTTATTATGATCCTAAAGCTAGTTATTCCGCCTATTATCCTTATCAGAAAGGGATGACAGGTAAGACTTTAGAGGAAATAAAAGAAGCCTTTACTCCTAAGGAAGATCAATCTGATTATGCAACAGGCTATGCTGCTTCCGACTTAATGGCATGTGAAAGTCCTATGTGGAACAAGGATAAGAAGAATTTGCAAATAACTCTTTCGCATCAGTTCATTTTGTTGCGGATGGAAAGAATATCGATGACATGTACTTGTGATGGACGTGGATATCAGTTTAAAGCTCCCCTTTCCAATGTGGCTTTTTACATAGATGGTAAACCCTATAGGCCTTGGATGGAAGATGAAGAGGAGAAGTATGCCCGCCTAATCGTGAAAAGTGCAGACCGGGAAATAAAGGTGGCATGCAACAATGTAGTAGATAACACACGAATTAAGCTTGATTTTGGTCATGAAACACTCAGTGCCGGACAGTATTACAATTTCACTTTCGCTTTTGATATAGGTCCTTATTCATTTGTCCGAATCGGAGATTATTATATCCAAAAAAATGAGAGCGAAAAATACTTTATACCCCGCGAGGTTGACGTACTGGATGGTGATATTAAAGAAAATTGTCTTGGTGTCGTGTTAAAAGTAGGCAGGGATACTGATGGCGACTGGAAAGACGATTGTGACTATAAGTGTAAAGACGGCAGCGATATGCCAGTTATACAAGGTTATGTACTTGCTCTTCATGATGCTAATAACGGTAATACATGCATATGGTCAAACAATTATAAGTCGACAGACGAAATGAATAAGGAGGAGAATACTGGTTTTTATGGCTATAAGAATACGATAGCTATCAATAAGTATCAGGAAAGTCATCCAGCAACAGATGCTATAGCTGGCTATGAAAAAAGCCATCCTGCTCCTAAGAAAAGTAGTGGTTGGTTTCTTCCTTCCTCAGGACAGTGTCAATATTGGGTAAATAATAGAGTAATAATATCTGCAAGTGTCCAAAAGATTACAGGTGTTAATATGCTAGAAAGGCAGTATTGGACAAGTTCAGAGAAAGCTGAGCCTAGAACTATGGCTTACATAAATCAAGTTACTAGTATAGGTTTTATGCTTAAGAATCAAGGTCTTTATTATGTCCGTGCCTGCTTTGCTTTTTAA
- a CDS encoding fimbrillin family protein, translating into MKKRKNFCLLALLWLLLSQLFIISCSEDDPSADGKGRPLPEGKYPLRLTVGMEGMVTRAGGMDEWVEDEQIGVRIGGDGEVGKYKITDEGDSKFSAVPADEGDPLYWRNTSQATVTAWYPYEEPEELDLTDQSTIGFEPIDFLKAECQGASYSSPVELEFTHQMAKVKYTLTNDADISDEAWEAAEVSFYGYTQVSFKEGVLTGSDEGWITATSEKDGETWLVPGLDIEGQEFICVSVTIDGKPSEFFYTPKDGADNLEPGKIYTYNIKVKRDKIEVTVEAPVPWGGGSDINGDNKQEVTHHILTLDYATGAITDIKVMDEKGQEISLSNNIYKLPPIMTNFTISYTPKDLTKSLVPTFGLCRMNRTWVADERKYKTNLTNVISDITLSLQEYVSVGDYYYSDGTWGPEETSSNLDATYIGVVFHSGIGPDDDIKHYGENVKEILGYVVAKTNLPGDPYYGDAQTNSNTSWGGSLPRDESSQQLGPFDVPELENYSGYSSGFNGISYDGYARNKIIRENYLTKQEKYEFPAFSACLKYEPNMMNSNNSGWYIPSAAMLRDILPVKDKVGLDGNLMSCTEDIFATTGVVGFYYGRSPEYTGRTKNDYSTPARAVLTFFSLNTD; encoded by the coding sequence ATGAAGAAACGAAAGAATTTCTGCCTTCTGGCGTTGTTGTGGCTGCTTTTGTCGCAGCTATTCATTATTTCATGTAGTGAGGATGATCCATCTGCCGACGGAAAAGGCAGACCGCTGCCGGAGGGTAAATACCCGCTTCGGCTCACTGTCGGTATGGAGGGGATGGTTACTCGTGCCGGAGGCATGGATGAATGGGTCGAAGATGAACAGATAGGTGTGCGTATCGGTGGGGATGGCGAAGTAGGTAAGTATAAGATAACCGATGAAGGTGATAGCAAATTCAGCGCGGTGCCTGCTGATGAAGGGGATCCGCTCTATTGGCGTAATACGTCGCAGGCAACGGTTACGGCATGGTATCCTTATGAGGAACCGGAAGAACTTGATTTGACTGACCAAAGTACAATAGGCTTTGAACCTATTGACTTCTTAAAAGCAGAATGTCAAGGCGCTTCCTATTCAAGTCCTGTTGAATTGGAGTTCACCCACCAAATGGCAAAAGTAAAGTATACGCTGACGAACGATGCCGACATATCGGATGAAGCTTGGGAGGCTGCAGAGGTCTCTTTCTATGGATATACCCAGGTCTCTTTTAAGGAGGGAGTTTTGACCGGTTCTGATGAAGGCTGGATAACAGCCACATCCGAGAAAGACGGTGAGACTTGGCTTGTGCCTGGGTTGGATATAGAGGGGCAGGAGTTTATCTGTGTTTCAGTCACCATAGACGGAAAGCCTAGCGAGTTCTTTTATACTCCCAAAGATGGAGCTGACAATCTCGAACCCGGCAAGATATATACCTATAATATAAAGGTGAAGCGCGACAAAATAGAGGTGACGGTAGAAGCTCCTGTTCCATGGGGTGGGGGTAGCGACATAAATGGGGATAATAAGCAGGAGGTAACACATCATATATTGACCCTTGACTATGCTACTGGTGCCATAACGGATATTAAGGTAATGGATGAAAAGGGACAAGAGATAAGTTTGTCCAATAACATCTACAAACTGCCTCCCATCATGACTAACTTTACTATCAGTTATACCCCTAAGGATCTTACTAAAAGTCTGGTTCCCACTTTTGGCCTTTGTCGTATGAATCGTACCTGGGTTGCTGATGAGAGAAAGTACAAGACCAATTTAACTAATGTAATATCCGACATCACCCTTTCCTTACAAGAATATGTGTCCGTAGGCGACTATTACTACAGCGATGGTACTTGGGGACCGGAGGAGACTAGTAGTAACCTAGACGCTACATATATTGGTGTTGTATTTCATTCTGGTATAGGCCCGGATGACGATATTAAGCACTATGGGGAAAATGTAAAAGAGATACTCGGCTACGTAGTGGCGAAGACTAATTTACCTGGGGATCCGTATTATGGGGATGCTCAGACTAATTCTAATACCAGTTGGGGAGGTAGTTTGCCAAGAGATGAGAGTAGTCAACAGTTAGGTCCCTTCGATGTACCGGAGTTGGAGAATTACTCAGGTTATTCGTCTGGCTTTAATGGTATTTCTTACGACGGCTATGCCCGGAATAAGATTATCCGGGAGAACTACCTTACTAAACAGGAAAAGTATGAGTTCCCCGCATTCTCCGCCTGTTTAAAATATGAACCTAATATGATGAATAGCAATAACAGTGGATGGTATATCCCTTCTGCCGCTATGTTGAGAGATATTTTGCCGGTAAAAGATAAGGTGGGACTAGACGGTAACCTAATGTCGTGTACGGAAGATATTTTTGCAACAACAGGAGTTGTAGGATTTTATTATGGTCGGAGTCCGGAATACACCGGTCGTACTAAAAACGATTACAGTACCCCAGCCCGTGCCGTACTTACATTTTTTTCCTTAAATACAGATTAA
- a CDS encoding HU family DNA-binding protein: MKYKLVPRKNPQKKDDPPKVYAQPVYDGTIDTDFIGRQIAGRSSLTTGDILNVLSNFFDELPTYMLLGQTVKINGLGTFRISFTSDGAESEDKFKTTAMKNPRVLFKPDPAFRKRIVDEIKYTIQRPAGSDKEDEDDDDRPVIE; the protein is encoded by the coding sequence ATGAAGTATAAATTAGTACCGAGGAAGAATCCGCAGAAGAAGGACGATCCTCCTAAAGTTTACGCACAACCGGTGTACGACGGCACTATTGACACCGATTTCATCGGTCGCCAAATAGCAGGCCGTTCCTCACTGACGACCGGTGACATTCTGAATGTGTTGAGCAACTTCTTCGACGAGTTGCCTACCTATATGCTGCTGGGTCAGACGGTAAAAATTAATGGCTTGGGAACCTTCCGTATCTCCTTCACCAGCGACGGGGCAGAATCGGAAGACAAATTCAAGACAACGGCGATGAAGAATCCCCGCGTCCTGTTTAAGCCCGACCCGGCTTTCCGCAAACGCATCGTCGACGAAATCAAATACACTATCCAGCGTCCGGCCGGTAGCGATAAAGAAGATGAGGACGACGACGATCGCCCGGTGATCGAATAA
- a CDS encoding FimB/Mfa2 family fimbrial subunit, whose protein sequence is MRKNTIQSIALSLLFFLGSCSDGTETLPEAPSTGSITIQTRADGVGGYRLLAFSTKDEKCVLNQSIPADGTTLTITLDEGTYHFVSLTGAEQFDLLEAEKTDGLLYNAAISLNNPTTLSEFLLSPMVDVTIPNTNVYAADLQPATCQVKLVLDEKEFSFGEKKPSFSLVNMCGGFCLNGATFSGTVDKGFPLLVDGTTVCLPTDGDAKLSWSIEGDTPKELELGKTFQAGMSYTVTLSYKEELGFGSVTIKDWEEEEQDRNVDATL, encoded by the coding sequence ATGCGAAAAAATACGATACAATCCATCGCCCTGTCACTCCTGTTCTTCCTTGGCAGTTGCAGTGACGGGACGGAAACGTTGCCGGAGGCTCCGTCTACCGGCTCCATCACCATCCAAACCCGCGCCGACGGAGTGGGCGGGTATCGCCTGTTGGCATTCTCTACAAAGGATGAGAAGTGTGTACTCAACCAATCCATTCCGGCTGACGGCACGACGCTGACTATCACGCTGGACGAAGGCACGTACCATTTCGTCTCCCTTACCGGAGCGGAGCAGTTCGACCTGCTGGAAGCCGAGAAGACGGATGGGCTTTTATACAATGCTGCTATCTCTTTAAATAATCCAACTACACTGTCCGAATTTCTTTTAAGCCCAATGGTAGATGTGACCATTCCAAATACGAACGTTTACGCTGCCGACTTGCAACCGGCCACTTGCCAGGTGAAATTGGTGTTGGATGAAAAAGAGTTTTCTTTCGGTGAGAAGAAGCCGTCTTTTTCTTTGGTAAATATGTGCGGTGGCTTTTGCCTGAACGGAGCAACCTTTTCGGGCACGGTGGACAAGGGTTTTCCATTGCTTGTAGATGGGACAACCGTTTGTTTGCCGACAGATGGAGACGCTAAACTTTCCTGGTCAATAGAAGGTGATACCCCAAAAGAGCTTGAGCTGGGTAAAACTTTCCAAGCCGGAATGTCTTACACCGTAACTCTTTCCTATAAAGAAGAATTAGGGTTTGGGAGTGTGACAATCAAGGACTGGGAGGAAGAAGAGCAGGATAGGAATGTAGACGCTACTTTATAG
- a CDS encoding T9SS type A sorting domain-containing protein — protein sequence MVLPGRSLFFRIPTCFWLLCLLLSGAFSPLYAQSGGFDVDVDEEGETPRDAYSLTVETTGLKSGTVNIEVNAGSGDDVTDSSPYKVKTGVSVTVSLSTTPEGVNLVSLSGKADKGGNWFLTPLSEPALPMSFTFTMPATDITLSFVFEEKEKPTPTPNPDPEPTPDPSPVVYYTVTLPEVEGAVTDPIAGAYAVEAWSSFFFTLTLKEGYEDSQPVVTTNRGETLKPDAQGRYKLAYVRSDLTVSIDSVRPNLSPVANERIDRPDALRLSTSQGVLRIGCDRIGLLYIYTISGQLIRTTRLEGDEQTLTLPEGMYLLRFEDKTYKLIL from the coding sequence ATGGTTCTACCTGGAAGATCCCTTTTTTTCCGTATTCCGACCTGTTTTTGGCTGTTATGCCTGCTGCTTTCCGGGGCCTTTTCGCCACTTTATGCGCAGTCGGGAGGCTTTGATGTAGATGTTGATGAAGAAGGGGAGACACCCCGAGACGCTTACAGCTTGACTGTCGAGACAACCGGTTTAAAGTCTGGGACGGTGAATATAGAGGTGAATGCTGGATCAGGTGATGACGTTACCGATTCATCTCCCTATAAAGTGAAAACAGGCGTGTCGGTAACCGTCTCTCTTTCTACCACCCCCGAAGGGGTAAACCTGGTTTCCCTGTCAGGCAAGGCGGATAAGGGCGGCAACTGGTTTCTCACTCCCTTGTCGGAACCTGCTTTGCCGATGAGCTTTACTTTTACGATGCCTGCTACCGATATAACGCTCAGTTTTGTGTTTGAAGAGAAAGAGAAACCGACTCCGACTCCTAACCCTGATCCCGAACCGACTCCCGACCCCAGTCCCGTGGTTTACTACACCGTCACCCTGCCCGAAGTGGAGGGAGCCGTGACCGATCCCATTGCCGGGGCTTATGCCGTAGAAGCCTGGAGCTCTTTCTTCTTTACGCTGACATTGAAAGAGGGTTATGAAGATTCGCAACCGGTCGTTACGACCAACCGGGGAGAAACACTCAAGCCCGATGCACAGGGAAGATACAAACTTGCGTATGTGCGCAGCGACCTGACTGTCTCGATTGACAGCGTCCGTCCCAATCTGTCGCCTGTGGCAAACGAGCGGATCGACCGGCCGGATGCTCTCCGTCTGTCTACCTCGCAGGGAGTTCTTCGTATCGGCTGCGACCGTATCGGCCTCTTATACATATATACTATAAGCGGACAATTAATACGGACCACTCGCCTGGAGGGCGACGAACAGACGCTGACGTTGCCCGAAGGCATGTACCTGCTTCGCTTCGAAGATAAGACTTACAAACTGATCCTTTAA
- the rho gene encoding transcription termination factor Rho, with product MQKYNILELNEKLLPELQSIAEELGIKKISSLKKEELVYRILDEQAISYAGLQAEKEKEKEAKKAEKQTKAKKPSKTAAAKAPKAESKVKAAKPEVATTPAPEAVKPVEEKKVAVAAEKKEQPERKKRVRIEKKEKVAGAVAPANDADEVKVSKTPQPVVAEVPAVEKPLLPPVVVEGAPEELPVVEAVPEVPAVPVSETPASDAPVSENEPKRVVFRHPDTKSVLDQLFPFSPSSAKPQPQEKAAHPEKEAAPQPQQQNTPRPNNRQNNQNNQNNQNNHNNQRNNNAQQEKQYEFDGILTGTGVLEMMQDGYGFLRSSDYNYLTSPDDIYVSQSQIKLFGLKTGDVVEGAIRPPKEGEKYFPLVKVDKINGRSPEEVRDRVPFDHLTPLFPDEKFMLTARKAPKVNDNISVRVVDLFSPIGKGQRGLIVAQPKTGKTMLLKDIANAIAANHPEVYMIVLLIDERPEEVTDMARSVDAEVIASTFDEPAERHVKIAEIVLNKAKRMVECGHDVVILLDSITRLARAYNTVQPASGKVLSGGVDANALQKPKRFFGAARNIENGGSLTILATALTETGSKMDDVIFEEFKGTGNMELQLDRKLSNKRVYPAVDITASSTRRDDLLQDESTLNRMWILRKYLSDMNSLEAMEFVKKRMEQTYDNMEFLASMNG from the coding sequence ATGCAGAAATATAACATTCTAGAACTAAATGAAAAACTCCTTCCTGAGTTGCAAAGTATAGCGGAAGAGTTAGGAATTAAGAAAATAAGTTCTTTGAAAAAAGAAGAACTTGTTTATCGTATTCTTGATGAACAGGCTATCTCTTATGCTGGTTTACAGGCTGAAAAGGAGAAAGAAAAAGAAGCTAAGAAAGCTGAAAAGCAGACGAAAGCAAAGAAACCTTCTAAAACGGCAGCTGCTAAAGCTCCTAAGGCCGAAAGTAAAGTGAAAGCGGCAAAACCGGAAGTTGCAACGACTCCGGCTCCCGAAGCGGTAAAACCTGTAGAAGAAAAGAAAGTAGCTGTTGCTGCAGAAAAGAAGGAACAACCTGAGCGTAAAAAAAGAGTTCGTATAGAGAAAAAAGAAAAGGTAGCGGGCGCAGTTGCTCCGGCTAATGATGCGGACGAAGTAAAAGTATCAAAAACACCTCAGCCTGTTGTAGCAGAAGTTCCGGCAGTAGAGAAACCTTTATTACCACCAGTTGTGGTAGAAGGAGCTCCTGAAGAATTACCTGTTGTAGAAGCAGTTCCTGAAGTGCCCGCAGTACCGGTTTCTGAAACTCCTGCCAGTGATGCTCCGGTTTCGGAAAATGAACCTAAAAGAGTTGTATTCAGACATCCTGATACTAAGTCGGTTCTCGATCAGCTCTTCCCGTTCTCTCCTTCATCGGCTAAGCCACAACCACAGGAAAAAGCAGCCCACCCTGAAAAGGAAGCGGCTCCGCAACCACAGCAACAAAATACACCTCGTCCTAATAACAGACAGAATAATCAGAACAACCAGAATAATCAAAATAACCATAACAATCAACGTAACAATAATGCACAGCAGGAAAAGCAATACGAATTTGACGGTATCCTGACAGGTACGGGGGTATTGGAAATGATGCAGGATGGTTATGGTTTCCTACGTTCTTCAGATTATAACTACCTGACATCTCCGGATGATATTTATGTATCGCAGTCCCAGATCAAACTGTTTGGTTTGAAGACCGGTGATGTGGTGGAAGGTGCCATCCGCCCTCCGAAGGAAGGTGAAAAATATTTCCCGCTGGTAAAAGTCGACAAGATCAATGGACGTTCGCCGGAAGAAGTGCGCGACCGCGTTCCTTTCGATCATCTGACTCCACTTTTCCCGGATGAAAAATTCATGCTTACGGCACGTAAGGCTCCGAAGGTGAATGATAATATTTCCGTTCGTGTAGTCGATCTGTTCTCTCCGATCGGTAAAGGACAGCGTGGTCTGATCGTGGCACAGCCTAAGACCGGTAAGACAATGTTGCTGAAAGATATTGCTAATGCAATTGCAGCCAACCATCCGGAAGTATATATGATCGTCCTGTTGATCGATGAACGTCCGGAAGAAGTAACGGATATGGCCCGTAGTGTCGATGCGGAAGTGATCGCTTCTACTTTCGACGAACCGGCAGAGCGCCACGTTAAGATTGCAGAGATTGTATTGAACAAGGCTAAACGTATGGTGGAATGTGGTCATGATGTAGTCATCCTGTTAGATTCTATAACACGTCTTGCACGTGCATATAATACTGTTCAGCCTGCATCCGGTAAGGTTCTTTCCGGTGGTGTGGATGCTAATGCATTGCAGAAACCTAAACGTTTCTTCGGTGCTGCCCGTAATATTGAAAATGGCGGTAGCTTGACAATCCTGGCAACGGCATTGACTGAAACAGGTTCTAAGATGGATGATGTGATCTTCGAGGAATTTAAAGGTACAGGTAATATGGAGTTGCAGTTAGACCGCAAATTGTCAAACAAACGTGTTTATCCGGCTGTCGATATTACAGCTTCAAGTACCCGTCGCGACGATCTGTTGCAGGATGAAAGTACATTGAACCGTATGTGGATTCTTCGTAAGTACTTGTCGGATATGAACTCACTCGAAGCAATGGAGTTTGTAAAGAAACGTATGGAGCAGACTTATGACAATATGGAGTTCCTGGCTTCGATGAATGGATAA